GCCGAGGTGCATCCGCCCGCCGGAGAGCACATCCAGGGTGGCAACGTCCTCCGCGACACGCATGGGGTCCCACAGCGGCAGGACCAGGATCCCCGTGTGCACGTCGATCCGGGTGGTGCGCGCGAGGACCGCCCCGGCCATCACCAGCGGAGCGGGGAGGTACCCGTCCGGTTGCTGGTGGTGCTCGGGGAGGAAGCAGGCATCGAAGCCGGCAGCCTCCGCCGCCTCCGCGATCTCGAGGACCTCGTTGTACACGCGGTCGAGGTTCGCCGCTCCGGGCGGATCCTGGGTGTTGACGTAGACGCCCAAGCGCACGGTGCCGCCCTCTCAGCCCTCGAGGAAGTGCCAGTCCATCAGCGGTCCCCAGTCGCAGTACATCCGGACCCGCTCGATCTGCCCGTCCTCGAACTCGTAGACCAGCACGCCCTGGTTGGTGTAGTCGTTGCCCTTGCCCTGGGCGACGTCCTCCCACTCGATCATGACGGTGTCGCCGTCCTCCATGACCGCGCGGAACTCGTAGTGGAGCTCGTCGCTCGCGCCGCCGACCCAGTTCGAGATGTACTCGTGGATAGCGCTCTTGGGCTCGTAGGTGTGGCGGACGAGCTTGCCGTCGTCCTGCTTGCTCAGACCCATGTAGCTGGCCGTCTCCGAGAACCCGGAGAGGGCCAGATCGACGTCCAGCTCGTTCATCCCGAGCAGGTACTGCTTGGCCTTCTCGACGTTGCTCATCCCTGGCTGTCTCCCGTGTCTGCGCTCCCAGGGGCCGCACGGGGCCGTGCGGGCCACTCCCACTAACCATAATAATGGTTATTCTGGATTGCAAGAGGTCCGGTCGATGACGTTCGGAGGAGCCTTGAAGCGGGACATCTTCGAGGAGGAGCACGACGCGTTCCGGGACGCGGTGCGGACCTTCCTCACGCGCAGCGTCGTGCCGAGGTACGACGAGTTCACCCGGACGGGCGTGCCCCGCGAGGTCTGGCTCGAGGCTGGGGCCCAAGGGTTCCTCGGACCCCAGGTACCTCAGACGTTCGGGGGCGGTGGTGTGGATGACTACCGCTTCAACGCGATCCTGACCGAGGAGCTCGCGGCGGTCTCGGCGGCGCTGGCATCGCAGTTCCAGATCCAGTACGACGTCGTCGCCCCGTACCTGCTCGAGCTCGCGACCGATGAGCAGAAGCAGCGCTGGCTGCCGCGTTTCTGCACCGGCGAGCTCATCACCGCCATCGCGATGACCGAGCCGGCCGGCGGCAGCGATCTGGCCGCTCTCGAGACGCGTGCCGAACGCACGGATGACGGCTGGGTGATCAACGGCTCGAAGACGTTCATCACCAACGGTTCGATCGCCGATCTCGTCATCGTCGCCGCGCGTACCGACGCGACCAAGGGGTCACGCGGGATCACGCTGTTCGCGATCGAGGCCGGCACACCTGGGTTCGACCAGGCCCACCCCCTGCGCAAGATCGGCCAGCACGAGGCCGATACATCCGAGCTCTTCCTCACCGCCGTCACCGTGACCGACGACGCGGTCCTCGGCCAGGTCGATCGTGGCTTCGTGCACCTGATGGAGCGGCTGGCGCAGGAGCGCCTCGGTACCGCCATCGCGAGCCTCAGCCACGCGCGAGCGATCTTCGCGGAGACCCTCGACCACGCCAAGCAGCGGCACGCCTTCGGTCAGCCGATCGGGAGCCTGCAGCACAACAAGTTCCAGCTCGCCGAGCTGCAGACGCTGGCCGACGTGACGCAGGCTTTCCTGGACCGGTGCATCACGTCGCACACCGATGGCGGCCTCTCCCCCGTCGACGCGGCCAAGGCGAAGTGGTGGGCTGCCGACGTCCAGGGCCGGATCCTCGACGTCTGCCTCCAGCTCCACGGCGGGTACGGCTTCATGTGGGAGTACCGCGCGGCGCGAGCGTGGGTCGATGGTCGCGTCGCGCGGATCTGGGCGGGGACGAACGAGGTGATGAAGGAGATCATCGGCCGGGACCTCGGCCTGTGATCGCAGGTCGGAGGTTTGACGCCTCCCCTATTCTAGGGTAACCATTCGCATAGTTAGAGCGACGTCGTCGAGGGCCGCGGCCGGCCCGGGAGGAGGGACCGGTGGACTTCCAGATGAGCGAAGAGCTCGAGAGCGTGCGCAGCTGGGCTCGCGAGTTCGGCGAGCGCCACTGTCCCCGTGAGTACATCCGGCAGCTCGACGACGCGGCGGAGTTCCCCGAGGAGCTGTACCAGAAGATGGCCGAGGCAGGGTTCATGGCCATCGCGGCGCCGGAGGAGTACGGGGGCTC
The sequence above is drawn from the Actinomycetota bacterium genome and encodes:
- a CDS encoding nuclear transport factor 2 family protein, which gives rise to MSNVEKAKQYLLGMNELDVDLALSGFSETASYMGLSKQDDGKLVRHTYEPKSAIHEYISNWVGGASDELHYEFRAVMEDGDTVMIEWEDVAQGKGNDYTNQGVLVYEFEDGQIERVRMYCDWGPLMDWHFLEG
- a CDS encoding acyl-CoA dehydrogenase family protein, producing MKRDIFEEEHDAFRDAVRTFLTRSVVPRYDEFTRTGVPREVWLEAGAQGFLGPQVPQTFGGGGVDDYRFNAILTEELAAVSAALASQFQIQYDVVAPYLLELATDEQKQRWLPRFCTGELITAIAMTEPAGGSDLAALETRAERTDDGWVINGSKTFITNGSIADLVIVAARTDATKGSRGITLFAIEAGTPGFDQAHPLRKIGQHEADTSELFLTAVTVTDDAVLGQVDRGFVHLMERLAQERLGTAIASLSHARAIFAETLDHAKQRHAFGQPIGSLQHNKFQLAELQTLADVTQAFLDRCITSHTDGGLSPVDAAKAKWWAADVQGRILDVCLQLHGGYGFMWEYRAARAWVDGRVARIWAGTNEVMKEIIGRDLGL